Genomic window (Primulina eburnea isolate SZY01 chromosome 8, ASM2296580v1, whole genome shotgun sequence):
GGGGATAAGATTAAGCTGGCCCTAAGGATTGATTCTTGGGTGACTAATAATGAGGCAGAGTACGAAGTTGTTCTTGCCGGCATCCGAGCTGCCCAGGAGATTGGAGCTTCCCGGATTATTTACTCTGATTCACAATTGATCACTCAGCAGATAAAGGATGTTTATGAAGCTAAGGATGACATGATGCTTAAATATCTAAAGCTTATTAAAGCCCAGCCAGATGTTTTTGTGGATTGGTGCATTGAACAAATATCCCGGGACGAGAATGGGGAGGTAAACGCTCTAGCCAAAATGGCCGCTTCTTTATCAGAAGTCAGCACCCGGAAGGTATTGCATGTTTCCCGGCTAGTCCTCTCCACGGAAGAAGAAACATTGCCAGAACTAGAGGATTCCTTGATGACATCTGATCAAATTCAGTTCAAGCAATGAATTGCCTGAAGACAAAGATTGAGCTCAGAAAATCAAGAGGCAAACTCTTAGGTTTGTTCTCTTAAATAATATCTTgtacaataaatcatttcaggtGCCTTTATTAAAGTGCTTATCTATTGGAGAAGCGGAGTATGTCCTCCGGGAAATCCATGAAGGATGTTGTGGTGAACATCTCGGAGGAATAGTATTAGCTCAGAAAGCCATTCTTGCTGGATTTTGGTGGCCTACTATGAGCCAAGACTCTGCTCGTCCGGGCATGTGAAGGTTGCCAATATCATTAAAATTTCAGCACAGTCCGACCACTCACATGAAGCTATCTAGGCCTCTTTCCCTTTTGATCAATGGGGTATGGACATTGTGGGTCCTTTTTCAGTTGCCCGGGCTCAGAGGAAGTTTCTTTTGGTGGCTGTGGATTATTTTTCTAAATTGGTAGAAGCTGAGCCCCTAGCCAAGATTACTGAGcaggaagttttaaaatttctaCGGAAGAATATAGTATGCCGATTTGGACTCCCCAGAAGACTTATCTCAGACAATGAGAGATAGTTTGAGGGAAAAAATATTACATCTTGGTGCCGAAAAATGAAGATCACTCAGTCTTTCACTTATGTTTCCTATCCTCAAGCTAATGGCCAAATAGAGGTTGTAAAGAGAATTATTGTGCAAGCCTTGAAAACTAGGCTGCAGGGCAAAGGAAAAGACTGGGTGGAGGAATTGCCCAGTGTTCTCTGGGCATATAGAACTACTCGCCAGGCACCTACTCAAGAAACTTCTTTTAATCTGGTGTATGGTTCTGAAGCAATTCTTCCGGTTGAAATTGGACAATCATCTGCCCGAGTAGAATCTTACCCGGATGACAATGATAAAAGCCGAGCAATGGAGTTTGACCTGGTAGAAGAAAGAGAGAGCAAGAAATGATTCAAACGGAAGCTTACCGAAGCCGGGTTATGAAATCATACAACAGGAAAGTCCGAATCCGATATTTTCAAATAGGAGATTTGGTTATGAAGACAGTTAATCTAGCTGGAGATGTTGGAAAATTGGAAGCTCGGTGGGAAGGGCCTTACAAAATAACCCGGAAGGTTAGCTCGAGAGCTTTTTATCTTGAAGATGCTCATGGACATTCTCTCGAAAGACCCTGAAATGTATTTCATTTAAAGAAATATTATGTTTGATGGATGTAATTATTTGTTTGAAGATATAATGAAAGTTAGGCTCTTCTCAAAAATTTTTGAATATGATTGTTATAATTAAGTCCCGGAGGTACAAAGCCCTGGTTAATCTACAAGTCTCGGGACAtgatccccggcccaaggctctgtACCTTGGTTATTCGTAAGCCCAGGGCTTTACACCCTGGCTTGGGGCACCACACCTTGACTATTCCCAAGTCCTGGGACATGATCcctggcccaaggctccgtaccttggttattcataagcccagggcactacaccctggctcagggcaccacacctcgaccattcccaagagTCCTAAATTCCTTGTCCGCCCCCGAGTGTAGTGTGCTGGTCATTGAGGTGAACCAAGGGACTCCTGGGGTTTCTGATTGAGGAGAGGAAGAAACTTGGGCTTTGCCCTTACCTTTGCTCTTTTTCGAAGCTCGAGAATGGCCAAAAGATGAAGGTTTTGAAAAAGAGGGTTTTGACTGGTGAGCTTTGGGTTTTTTGGAAGTATGGACGGGAGGACGACGGTGGGGGGGGGGAGGGGGAGGAGAATGAGATGAATCGGAGCGCATCGCGGTGGACTAATCACTGGGTGAGCCTCAAGCATTTGCTCCAAAGGTGGAAGAGGTAGAGTTAGACATTTGCGAGAAATAAAGGAGGAACTTAGGAATTTGGTGGAAGAAAGGTGGTGGCGGCTATGCGAACGGAGTTGTGACGGTGGTTGAGGATCGCCTGAGTTGGGAAAGCATTTCACCACAGAGGGGGAAGAGGGTTTGAGAGAATTTGAATTTTAGAAAGTGACAAATGAAGGGGGTATTTGGTTTTATATAGGCGAAGTGGGGTACAATCCCAACCGTTGGTATAAAGGTAGATCGAACGATTAGGATGGATCTAGGAAGTTGTGAAGGTAGGCGAAAGGACGCGCACAGATATCGAGGTGTGTCAGACTTATCGTGTTCTCAGAATAAGAAATGCTTTTCGGCGGGATTAAATGCTAGGGTACACGCCAGCCCTGTTGCCTGAGGGTACCCAACAACATTTTATTCAAAGTCCGAGAGACACGAGGTCCCGACATCTTATACAAAGTCCGATAGATATGAGGCCCCGACATCTTATTCAAAGACTGGGAGACATGAGGCCCCATCATCTTATTCAAATCCCGGTAAATGGAAGCTCTCGGCACCTCATCCCATCTTTGGGATATTTGAATTCCCAAATGATTTTATAAATCTGGAGTTGATTATCTTTATATTGAAGCCCAAGTatgaaagatcgggacaacgagtaagactctagcccgactatttaaggatGGGTGGTGATAACCCCATAAGAGctcgggtcatggatgacccaagaCATTATATGGATAGCCCGCATCATAGTCAATATGTAGGATATTTTCTTCAGCAGCTGGGTAGGTGAACACACGTGATATTTTATTCCCGGGCAATCAAGAGCCCGGGCCCTCATAAAAAGTCCCCGGGAAATTGTTCTACTCGGTCCACCTTGGAAACAATGCCACACTCAAGTGTGTAAGCATGGGATATCTTATCTGTCAGAACTACAAGGATTTGGCGTGTTTGATAAGTCATCAGAAAGTATGGGCAGCCGACTTGTCATACTTAGCAGATGAGCACTGAAAACAAGGTAATGATGTGATTTCCTCCTATAAATAGTAGGTATACTTCTCATTTACGGATCCTggaattttgaattttcaagcactCATATATATCCTCACATATATCATTTGTGTTCTTTGTCTTCAACCTGctaacttaagcatcggagtggccacgccggacaTCCCTCTGGCGCCCATTCACAAGTTCTTTTCCTTGTTTGCAGGTTTTATTTGAAACCATTATCCTTAATCATATTTCCTAAACACAAAATTATATGCACTGTCCGGTAGatttctgtaatgcccgagaattaatcactgttatcaaggattattgacttataatttaacgtgattacgaaagggccaactgagacacgatttaagataatgtgtggccatttattttgaatttcagacgtgtgttgccgaagcaacaccgcacccgcgctcatgattagaccgcacccgcggtgaggagACAGTAGGGTATGCTATTTTTACAGAatgatcaccgcacccgcggtctaggagacagcgcacccgtggtcaggcaccgcacccgcggtagaaaatggagcgcacccacggtgcaacGTGTTTTGCAAAAATTGTGCCACCTCGCTGTAcgcatgcattgatatatatatataacaatattCCTTCGACAATCAGTAATAAGGATCGAGAAAAGCTCTGGAtaaaagagtgaaaaatccttacgccttctgtgagaaatccgtccgttagattttgagtCCGACtttggtactgtgttcctatcaacgcaggctacaactggacgtaagttttactacattttgacatgttttgaaaatatgatgttgttagaattgaatacacgtcatatataatgttcttgacatgttagacagcgtagaatcgaagtcagattaagatacagactgattatggaattgtttgaatttcagaatgaaattgactagaattgatgtcagatttgtacggtgattgattgtaaattattggaatcaGTAGATATTGGTTTGGTACTGCCAGAATTCGATAAAACAGAGAtatcgtgatttgattagaatattgatatagaatattgatattgtcattgccagattgaacagtgacagactttgaatcaagacttcgattgtatcagagcgacaacaagcaatgtataaataaatgttgattcgggattgcacaactcgagttaggtttgacttgagtttccctaaatcacatactttattttattgcattgatatttacagattatcagattgatatgttaatctattgacttagagcagagtcagagtttgagtctagggcagaacagcctagctagggcagaaacgccaagtcttggacagaactgctaagaccctagacttgtggtatatcgacgagcttagatgtagatcgacttctattgtagacactcgatatagcatgcccaagtctaagtctttgtcagaactgctcagaccctagacttacggtgtatcgatgagcttagatgtagatcgacgtctattgtagacactcgatacagcataccaaaagtctaactaagatcgggatccctagattagaaataagataagaaagataacaagtcattgatttaaatacagattcgtatttgttcatgtagtcagattggatacatgttttattgactgtttatgcttttatatatgttttatatgattgcattaatacattgtttatactgggatatttatatctcaccggagttatccggctgttgtcttgtttgtatgtgtgcatggcaacaggtgggactggtTCAGGGtaacagaggtgaagaaagatcgagttagagtggagactacggacttggactagagatagggtttaaacacttgatagttagttgttgaacctgagatgtgtatgattgtatattttatcagatttatacttttatactgatatgtataggagtttgattccattaccttccgcatttaaaaaaaaaattagacccttgtttattataattgattaattagtcccaatgatgattaagaacttgattagcgtccgggtccccacaattgcCCACCTATCTCATACCCAGTTCACTCGAATATCATCATCCATATACCAAATTAGTACCTATTATGGAGTTtcagatacttgatttcgcTCTTTGAATACTTCAAACGTGTAAAAAATATTAGATTTTTGAGCAATCACCATAAATTCAGTCATTGTTGGTCTTTTCATGAAAAATGCATTAGGATGgcttattcatgtcattttatttttttaaaagcacAGTTCCTCACTCATCATGAAATAATATTAAGTACTTATTTGACCTATAAAATATCTATTTCGAAGTTCCAGATTTTTGATTTGGCTCTTTGAATACACCAAATGTGTAAGAAAATACTAGATCTTTGAGCGATCACCATAAATTCTGTCATTGTTGGTATTTTCATCAATGCATTAGATGACTTATTCGTGTcatctaattttttaaaaaagatagTTTATGGGTTCCAGATCTTTGATTTGAGTTTTTGAATACTCCAAATATgtaagaaaatatttgagtttcaAGTAATATTAAGTGACTTTTAATGGTAtcatttgtgaagttaaaatgtaatacctaaattggtacaaaaaatatctaatttgagtctaaaaatacttgattttactccaTAAAAACtcatatcaaattattttgGGATTTCTGAATAtagtttgaagttaatattgagTGACATTGATGATGACATTCGTGAAGTAAAAATGcgatatttaaattaattacaaataagatattatctGGGTcgacaaatacttgattttacctttaaatactcaaattcgattatttgatgatgtcaaaatatatattttgaagttaatattgagTGTCATTTGAGGAATTTGCTAAGTTTGAGTAATGGTAGGACCATGACTTGCAATCTAAGAGGCAGCTGCCAATGTCTCTACTGAGGAATTTGCTAAGTTTGAGTCATGGTATACCATGACTTGCAAGCTAAGAGGTATATGCTAGCTTCTATGTCAAACGAACTACAAAGACGATTTGAGGATGTTGTAAATTTTATTGAAATTTAGACGCACTTAcatgagttgcatggtgcacAGACTCGTCCCTTGAGGCATACAGCCGTCAACAAGTTCATCAATACATGCTTGTGAGATGAGGTCTTGGCCCATGAGCAGGTGTGGGGATAATTGGTCTCATCAAGAAATTGGTGGGATTATACATAATCCTGCCTGAGTTGGCCACCGAGATCTTACATGTCACTGCTGGCCTCATTTTATGAGTTTGAGATGAACTTTAATGCGAACAAGCTGGTGGCTAGCCTTCAAGGACTAGTCAACATGCTTACTACATATGAAACCATCTTCAAGAATGAAAATCATGTTTTGTTAGTGGGCTCCTCGTCTGGGACGAAAAAGATCCACAAAAGAATGGAAAGAAACATTCTGATCCTTCCAATAAATACAAACTCACCAAGAAGCAAGCTCCAAACACTTCTAAAGAGCCCATAAATCCCGACAAGATAGAAGATGTTTGCTTCCATTGCAACAAGCCTGGACATTGCAATCGAATCTGCAAGGAATATCTAGTACAGAAGAATTCTTGCTagtatatgttttatattgaagtaaatatcataaataattcaacttcttgagtATTAGATACTAGAAGTGGTTATCATATATGCAATGATTTGCAGATGATAACAAGAAGTAAGAGGCTAAAAGATGGTGAAACCTTCCTAATGATGGGAAAtagagcaagagttgctgcgaAGGCCatggaaaatatttatttattatttaaacaataattttaaatttatttttatatatgttttatataatACCCCATAATTAGGTTtatacaataattaattaattatatatatatatatatatatatatatatatatatatatcggtgATCGGAAGTTGTCCAACATGGATTGGAAGAAAGACTTGCTTCTTGCCTATAAAATTAATCCATTCACTTGAATAATTTCAAGAGTTTCTTAGCTTGATTTTCAAATTTAGGGGCTGATCTACAGTAAGGTTAGGGTGTTATGAGAACTAGGCTTTATATTAGTTGAAAAAAGAgggaaaaaatcatttatatacaTCAACCCTCTCCAAAAAGTTTAGAAAAATTCCATAACACTCTTTACTTACCCAGAAAGCCATCAAAAAAGGAGGTGTCGAAAAATAGCAGCCGATTCTTTGCTAAAATTCAGAAACCACTGCTGTTCGGAAGGAAATAGTGCCAGAAATCTCACTTTTCAAGTACTGTTTTCACTCTCATTTTTCATACCTCTGCTGATCGTATTATACATTAGtctaaacatgaaagttgttcATTATATGTCATACTTCTCACTCATTATATGTCATACTAGTTATTTAGCATCTGGCATGTTTCAGCTGCTAATTTGAGAAATCTTATAACATAATAATTGTAGGAAATCGTATTTTACATATGTCGGAAAAATTTGGGCTACGCGTGTGGGCTTGACGCTTGTTTCGGTGGCGTGTATAAAAGTTTTATTTTTCGAagcatgttttatattattctaGGCTACTGTGCAAGTTTCGTAAATTTTggatgagtatttcatttactgtAATTTTTAAATGTAAATGCTATGATTTTTGGATATAATATGATAGTTGTATGATCATCTGAATCTTTTTATACATATTTCTAGTTTTCAatacttaaaataaaaaatcactAGAAGTAACTATGAAGTTTTATAATTTTTGGCCTTACaagttatttattataattttatgagcgatatatttgttatatatataaataaaaaataaaataaataaatataatattattattattatgatgttacttttggaataatatttttgtaaattaGTATGAATATTTAAAGTACATACATTACAAAGACATAAGACGAGTCcaatgattttttatttatttatttatttatttattttatatatatatatatatatatatatatatatatatatatatcgtcaCCTAATAAAGTATAAATTTATGGGCTAATACTCGTTATTTTGGTAATTTTAGGGATAATCTATATTTAAAAGTGTATACTATACTGATGTTAATCACCTTGGTCAATAGAATATGCTTGAAATTTGGATTCTCACACTCATCTATAGAAAGTCACTAAGGTGAGGAATTgatttttaccatttttcccaTAATCTTGGTATTTAGCctggaaattatgatatgatattttcTTAAATGATATTCTCCATGTTTTATGGATTTCTTGTGCTCGTGCATAATTAATGTATCTCTTAATCTCGTTGATGCATCACTATGTTGACCACTCCTTCTATcataataaatcatcaatcatgCTGATATCCTTGTTATCG
Coding sequences:
- the LOC140839157 gene encoding uncharacterized protein yields the protein MKITQSFTYVSYPQANGQIEVVKRIIVQALKTRLQGKGKDWVEELPSVLWAYRTTRQAPTQETSFNLVYGSEAILPVEIGQSSARVESYPDDNDKSRAMEFDLVEERESKK